The Panthera leo isolate Ple1 chromosome D4, P.leo_Ple1_pat1.1, whole genome shotgun sequence nucleotide sequence tccacatataagtgggaTCACACAGTacttatctgtctctctctgacttatttcacttacataatgGCTTCGAGTGTCaaccgtgttgttgcaaatggcaggattccttccttcttttctttctttctttctttctttttcttccttgctgagtaatatatatatatatctcacactttctttatccagccatctgttggtggacacttgggttgtttctctGTCTAGGCTGTTGTAAATACTGCTGCAGTGAACGTGGGAGGGCAGgtatctcttcaagatactgatttaggggcacctgggtggctcagtccattgagcatcaaTCACCTAAAATGATTGGTGAgtgtcccagggtcatgggatggagcccctcattaggctctgagctgagtgtgagtgtggagcctgcttggggttctctctctctctctctctctctctctttctctctcttcctctccctctccctcttaaaaaaaaccttaaaaaaggatattggggtgcctgtgtggctcagtcagttgagtgtctgactttggctcaggtcatgatctcacagttcgtgagttcgagccccacattgggcttgctgctgtgggcctgtcagtgcagagcccccttcggatcctctgtcctccgttctctcttcccctccccagcttgtgctctttttctcaaaaacgaaataaaacattttttaaaaaattaaaaaagatactgATTTAATTTCCTATCTTTACCCccatctctatcatctatctctttCTACAtctccagaagtgggattgctggattgtagggtagttctgttttttttttatttttttatttttttaacgtttatttatttttgagacagagagagacagagcatgaacaggaggagcagagagagagggagacacagaatctgaaacaggctccaggctctgagctgtcggcacagagcccgacacggggctcgaactcacggaccgtgagatcatgacctgagccgaagtcggacgcttaaccgaccgagccacccaggcgcccctgggtaattctgtttttaactttgcGGGGGCCTCCCTACCATCTTCCTACAGTGCACAAATGTGCCCTTTTCTCCGCATGCTCTCGGGCACTTGTGTCTCTTGTCTTCCTGAGATGAGCCTTCTAACGGGTGTGAAGGGAtgcctcattatggttttgatttgtgtttctctgacgaTGAGTAATGtgaagcaccttttcatgtacccgttggccatttgaatattttcttttgtatgatttcaatcttaagtttgctaagatttgttttgtggcctaacatatggtctatccttGTTAGGATATCCTAacaaatgttccatgtgcccttgagaagAACATATGTTCTGCCACTattagatggaatgttctatgttgtctgttaggtccatttggtctatagtCTTGTTCAAATATGCTGCTCCCTTACCGATTCTCTGTCTAGGTGACCTATCCATTTTTGAGAGTGGCTTATTGAAGTCAGCCATCAATATCGTATTGctgtttatctctccttttagttatgttagtatttgctttatgtgtttaaCTGCTCTGACGttgttgggtgcataaatgtttacaattgttatatcttcttaatggattgacccctttatcattatagaataaccttctttgtcttctttgatCATTTTTAGCTTAAAGCCTACTTTGTGTGATATAAATATATCTTCCCGTCTTTCTTTCAGTCAGTGTTtgcttgaaatatctttttctattccttcactCTTGGTCTGGTCTCTAAAGCTAGAGTAGGTCTCTTTTAGGCAGACTATTGTTGGatctttgaaaaacttttttttaatccatgtagCCATTCGACATCTTTTGAGTGGAGAATGCTTTTACCTTTTACAAAAGGTGATTCTTGAGAGGTCTCAAGTAATTCTTGAGAGGTCAGGACTTCctgttgccattttgttcattgttttctgactGTTCCGTGGACTCTCTGTTGCTTGCTTCCTCTCTTGCTGCCTTCTTTTGTGGCTGGATGACTTTTCACCGGTAGCTTTGACTCCTTTACTATTCCTGGTAGTGTATCCACTACAGATTTTCCCTCTGCGGGTAGtaaggcttacataaaatattttctgtttgtaaCAACCTCTTTTACGCTGATAACAACTTAATTTCAATAGCTTCTATAAACAATacttttacttctctctctctgtctcacattTTAGGTGATTGGTGCTAcaattcacatatttttaaatattgtttacatAAACAGATTACTGTATTCATGGTTggattttttatgtttgtttttttaactcttagAGTTGTAAGTGATTTATGTACCGCCATTACAACATCTGACCTTGACTGTATGTTTACCATGACCAGTGGATTTTATcaatatattaatgtttttatcataTTAGTCAGcatcttcttccttctgctggaaGAGCGTGATGCCCTGTAGTATTTCTTGTAAGGTGGCTCTACTGGTGACGAACCCCCTTAGCTTTTGTTTGGGAacgctttctctctccttcatttctggaaATCAGCCTTGCTGGGTGTCGTATTCTTTCAACGTTTTGACTATATCATCCCTCTGTCTCGTGGCCTGCACAGTTTCAAGCGTCACATGCTCttcccattgagccacccaggcaccctccttaTCTTTGACTTTTGACAACTTAATTATAACGCATCTCTCCGTAGCCCTTTTCAGATTCAAcctatttggggtcctttgagCCTCATGAATCCAGATGTCCGGGTCTctcatttgggaagttttcagccattattgttgtaaatgtatttcctgcccatttgtctttctctcctccctctgggaTTCCCATCATgcatatattatttgtttttatggtttccCATAAGTCCATAAGCTtcacaattaacattttattgtacTTGCGCGATCAGTAATCTACTCGTCTGGTCGTccttctgtccatctatccactcATAGTTGCTTTTGCCACGTGTGAAGGTAAATCTGGGACATCAGCACACTCGCCCTAAATACTTCTCTGTGCATGTCATTAACTGGAGCTTGAGATGTgtttatggtttttcttcttcccaggCAAAATGTACATACACGAATTCCCTGGGTTTTGGCGAATACATATCGTCGTGTAACCAAAATTCTTTCTACGTATACAGTGTTCCCATCACCCCCAGAACGTTCCGTCGTGCCCCTTTCCGGCCAACCCCTCCCCCTACAGCCTCTCCTGCGGCGTCGCTTGTCCTGATTCTTTTCTACTCTAAGATTATGTTTGCCTCCTGGAGCCCTAAAGCACATCCTGCTTTGTGCTGCCTTTTCTGAGAATCGTGATTTTGAGATTTAGCCGTGATTTTGCGTGAACCGGTAGCCCTTTCTCGCTGCTTAGCGTTCCGTGGGATGGGCGCACCACAGTTGCCTACTGCACTTTCCGTCTTGACGGGCTCCTGTTTCCAGGGCTTGGACACTATAAGTAACTATGAATTATGTTGGACAGACCTTTTGCGGACACGCAATCTACCTTTTCTCCATTGAGCATCTAGGAGTAGAACCGCTCAGTCTCAGGCGAGAGACGGCTTTCCTTTTGTAAAGAACCACTCCGCACGTTTTTCCGGTTTCACGCCCCCACTCACAATACACGGAAGCTCCGGCTGCTCCACCTGCCTCACCAGCATCTGATGGCGTGAGTCGCCCGCGAACTTTTATACCTGGGTCCGTATACTCACATACGAGTAGATCTGCGGCATAGGGTCCGGGCAGTGGACTCGGGGGaagaatatacacatttaaagttTGAGTGTATTTTCTCCTATGCCCTCCGAAAGGGTTATACAAATGGTTACTTGACCCAGGGGTACGTGAGAGTGCCTGCCTTCCCGCACTCTCAGCCACACCGACGTATTCACTTACTCATCTGTTAAAAAAGACCTTTACTGAGCAGTTATGACGTGTGCACAATAGGGGTAAGGTAGTTTCCCAAGCAGACAAAGGCCTACTTTCACGGAGCTACGTTCTAGACGGAAAGAACACGTAAAGATGGAAAAGACGGGAGAAGAagtaaaacacaaatacaaagtATGTCAAGGTGGTGATAGGGGCTCTAAAGGAATACCTAAGGCTGGGTAAGGGGTGGAGAGGGATGtatcttcatatttatttgtgtatctaTTTGCTCTTTCTTATTGGGTTATAATTTCCACGTTGTAAAATGTACGCCCGTTCAAGGGCATAGCCTGCAGCatcccccccctctccccaccgccTCATGCATCTGCGTTGATGCTAGCAGGGAGACCTATGCGGCATATGCAGTTCTGGGCATTGGTCAAGGAATGGAAGCTATTATAGGGGGCGAGCACTGCAGGGAAcagggccccagccccagggaacAGGCAGTATGAGGGCCCAGAGGAGCATGCCTGGCCTGTGTCGGGAACATCAAGTAGCCAGCCTGCCCGGACAAAAAGGTGGACAAGAGGAGAAGGAGACCACATCAGAGGCGGGTCTTGTAGGGTCTGGAGGACCACTGTAGTGTCCTGAATTCGTTTTTAGTTCTTCTTAAGGACAAGGAACCATTTGAGGGTCGTGGGTTGGAGAAATCCATCGTCTGGACATTATCTATCATTTGAACTTTTGCCAGCCTTGTGGACTAAGAAAATACCTGTGGTTGAGACTATCTGCTCAATACCCAAGCAGTCTGAAGGCCTCCTTTTACTATCCAGTTGAGATACATGGTCTTTAGCTAGTCTAGTAGATTggctatggttttatttttatctttcaattaaaacaatttttaatatcttaaaatttaaaatattagacacagaatcggaagacacagaatcggaagcaggctccaggctctgacctgtcagcacagagcccggcgcggggctcgaactcacgagctgagatcatgacctgagctgaagtccgacgctcaaccgactgagccactcaggcgccccatatcttttgatttttaatcatGGTAAAACGCACAGAACATTGAGCATCCTAACTATTTGTGAGCGTGCGTTTCGGTGGTGTTAAGTGCTCACATTGTGGGGCAGCCATCCCCACCACCCGTCTTCAGATGCAAACCTGAAATTCTGTGCCCACTGAACACTAgctccccattcccccctcccccagcctctggcaaccacccttcTGCTGTCTGTTCCTATGAACTGGCCTCTTCTGGGCACCTCCGTCAAGTAGATTGTCTTTTGCAatcggcttatttcacttagcatgatgtcctcaagggATGGCCATGGTATTATAAGCTGGTTTTGCCTAAGTCTGTTTTTCTGCTGCTGTTTGATTGTGTTTAACACCCACCGTCTCTCCTGGGGTGCTTGTTGGTCTTAGATACGTGGTCTTCCTGGAGCTGTTCCTGCAGACGGCGGAGAAGCACTTCATGGTGGGACACAAGGTCACCTACTACGTGTTCACCGACCGGCCGGGGGATGTGCCCCGCGTGCCCCTcggggaagggaggcaggtggTGGTCCTGGAGGTCCGGAACTACTCGCGCTGGCAGGACGTGTCCATGCACCGCATGGAGATGATCAGCAACTTCTCCCGGCAGCGCTTCCTCCACGAGGTGGACTATCTGGTGTGCGTGGACGTGGACATGAGGTTCCGCGACCACGTGGGCGTGGAGATCCTGTCCCCGCTCTTCGGCACCCTGCACCCCGGCTTCTACGGGGCGGCCCGCGCGGCCTTCACCTACGAGCGCCGGCCGCAGTCCCAGGCGCACATCCCCAGGGACGAGGGCGACTTTTACTACGCGGGAGGCTTTTTCGGGGGGTCGGTGGCCGAGGTTCTGCGGCTCACGTCGGCCTGTCACCGGGCCATGGTGGTCGACCGGGCCCACGGCATCGAGGCGGTGTGGCACGACGAGAGCCACCTGAACAGGTACCTGCTCTACCACAAGCCCACCAAGGTGCTGTCCCCCGAGTACCTGTGGGACGAACATATGCTGCAGAAGCCACCTTTCCTCCGGAAGCTGCGCTTCGTGGCGGTGCCCAAGAATCACGCAGAAATCCGGAACTgatgggcggggcgggggggggcggtgctccAGGAGGTCTCCCTGCAAGGCTGCGGCCGGCCTTAGCGGGTCTTCCGCTGGGAAAGGGATCGGCCACGGCTCTGGTGGCGAATGagtccc carries:
- the LOC122204438 gene encoding histo-blood group ABO system transferase 2-like; the protein is MPRSSALLLVTVVMGLRHNGPDDQQEWGWGQKGSGRAPRPFSQEPEAKRVRINVFRLIPGRRQIEESRSSTEGRPLQGQQESLPSSQDGLRVVPQGMLLETKQCSERDCPPDTCRVPEVPRMVYPKAQLLQPARADVLVMTPWFAPVIWDGVFDSAILDAQFENTTVGLTVFAIRKYVVFLELFLQTAEKHFMVGHKVTYYVFTDRPGDVPRVPLGEGRQVVVLEVRNYSRWQDVSMHRMEMISNFSRQRFLHEVDYLVCVDVDMRFRDHVGVEILSPLFGTLHPGFYGAARAAFTYERRPQSQAHIPRDEGDFYYAGGFFGGSVAEVLRLTSACHRAMVVDRAHGIEAVWHDESHLNRYLLYHKPTKVLSPEYLWDEHMLQKPPFLRKLRFVAVPKNHAEIRN